The genomic DNA GATGGACATTCATCCAGACTGTTGTACGGGCCAGAACTCCCAGAGGGTTTGGATATGGCCATTAGCTTTTCAGGATGGCGATTTGCGTGTACATGAATATCCTGAAGGAGTACTATCCGGAGATCTGGACTTTGTAGTGAACCGGAGTAATCCTGTGTGCTATGCGGAATAACCAGATGAACGGCACAGCGGCACGGAGAAACAAATAAAAATCCCTATATTATTACTGCTGTTGCCATTCCGTGCCAAAATGGTGACTCGGTATTACTGCTTTCCTAGAGCCCTACTCGGATATACTCTCTCTGCGGGGGCTTTGTTTTCCTGACACTTGCACTAAGGGGCTCTAATAAACCGTGTGCTATTTACGGCCCGACACCTTGCATGGAAGGAATCGAGTCAAGACTCTCCGTACTATTTGCCTGATATATACCCTCCATATCCCGACTGTTCAGCGACTATGATTGACCAAATAGATCTCTACTGATCTGTACTCTGTCCAAATTGACGATATTCTGAGTTACCACACGAGTACGAGTCGTGAACATAACTAGTGATCCTCCATCGGGAAAGGAGTCAGGCGCCGAGCCGCCGACCGTCCAAAACACACTAACCCCAAAACAGGTAGTTTTccagaaacagaaacagGAAGGCGGTGAACCCATGGCCGCACCATGACACAAAAGCAAAATTTCTCTTCCCCtcggttcttcttctcttttcctttccaaGCGCCATCCCCATCAATGCTGCGTTTCTTTGCTACACACGACAAGGCCCTGTCTTGTCCTCGGGATGAGTTCTGCTCACATTCGAGTTTATTGCAAATGAGAAATTCGGAGGAATCTTCAACCCACACCCAGTAACCCGCTTGACCCCTCAGGGAGAAAGCCGGTACTGCCCGTGAGGGCCTGGTGTGAATTCACAACCACACCTGCAATTGGCATCAGAAACATCGGGGCTTCAAATACCCCATGGGAGAGTCATTGCGAAGATTGTGTGTGCGGTTCTTGCCGTGCGACACTTAAGTGCAATACGCAGCATACCGTgctccctcttccttttggAAGGAGGGGGATTGGTATCATTCGATTCCGATTATTCTGGTGGGGATGGCGCTtcatctctttttttctaGGTCAGTGATACTTCCCTCCCTTGAATATGTCGTGGGGGGAGATCTGGAAAGGGCTTGATGGGCCTTGGCTAATGAACAGGGTTTTTGAGGGCCTGTCGAGGGTTTTCTCTTAGGGCGGTTCGGTCGATTTGCCGTGGTCGATCCTTGGTGGCTCTGGAAAATACTGGTATATGGGGACTGGGCAGCTATCAGGATAGCTATGATTCACAATACAACTTCCGGCGTCAAATATTTCTTGCTGTCTTCCTCGCTGTCTACGTAGTACGGAGATTCTCGTAACACCACTAGACTAGGCCCAGTCATGCTTGGTATATTGAAATCACTAAGATCGCTTGAATAAAGAAACTATGAAAATCCTTGCCCAGTCGACAATGAGAAAATATCGGAAAAATCGTCGCACACCCCTATCATTATTATTGAGCATTTTCGTCGCCTTTATCGTGATCATCTTACTCCTCATCGCCAATCTATAACAAGTTAGCTTTTACTGCTCAGCACCTAGAAGACATCTGGAGGAAATCTCACCTTAGGAGCAAGGTAGAATCTCAAGTGACCGCTTCCGAGACCATACTCGACAAGCAGAGGAACCTCCTGGGACAGACACAGGGACACCGAGTTAGACAGATTTGTAGCCTTGCAGAAGTTGACGAGATATTTGAGGGAGAAAGTAAGAGCGACGGGTTCGGAGAGTGCGATCGAGACGTTCTGCTCAGGCTTTTCGACGTTGGTGTGCTGACGGACGGTCACGGAACCGGTGCCAATGTCACCTTGGCAGGAGAACTTGACGCCTTCCTTAGTAGCCTCGATGACGACTATCAGGTAGCAGAGTTAGCAAAGCCTGTCACACTGTGAATCAAAGGGAATGAGGGAAAAGGAACGTACCCGACTCAGAAAGCTGGTTCAGATCCCTGCAAATCCGCTGGAACTCCGCCGACGGCATCTCAACCGTAGCCGCATACTCTGTCTCGGGAATAGCCAGGTGCTCCTGGTCGATGTCCATCAACTTGATATCATACTCGCTTATCCGGTCGGTCTCCGGGCTCTCGAACATGAGGTTAACCGCGTCGGGGGTGTCCTCGGCCTTGAGCGTCAGGATATCTTCGTTCTGGGCGGCCCGCAGAACTTTGGTCAGCGAGACCAGGTTGATTCCCAGCGCGATGTTACGGTCGCAGCGGTAGGGGGAGAAGCCCTCGGCGCGGAGCAGCATGGAGACCAGGGCAACGTGGGAGTTGTCCATGGCCTGGAGGGCGATTCCGGAGTCATTGCAGTCGAAGTTGCAGTCTTGGACGAGGTCTTTGATGGCGTCGGCGACCTAGCAATTGTAAGTATTATTCATCTTTTGGGATTCCAGAGTATGCGTTGGAGTAGACGTACGCGCTTGAGGAGACTGGCTTGTTCGAGGCGTGCTTCTAACACTGTGCAACAGTTAGAATCTCGTTTACGCAGAACAGCAACGAAGGCACTCACTATTGAATATGAGTTCTGGTAAATCACAAAGAGGGGTGTAGCGAGAATGTGGGAATTAATTGACGTCAGATGAATGCTGGAATGAAGCTGCTATACAGTTATTAATCGATATCTTTTGATGATTTATAGGTCTAGGAAGGATAACGCACAGTAGAGGAAGTTGAGGTTATAAAAGTGTAAAGATTGAAGAAAGGAAACGAGGTGAATTCGCGTTCGAGGGTTTGGTGGGGACCGAAACGCGTCCAGTCGCGTTGCGCCAGAGGCTGATATGACCGCTTGGAGTAGTTTTGTGCCTTAGGCATTCAATATCCCCTTGCCAGGGCCTAACTTGAAATTTCGATAGAACACAGAACAGTCTGACAAGATGACTTTGATTTACCAGCATCCGTGATGATCTATAAAGACAAGATACCCAGCTATTTTCACGATATACACAAGGAAATTAGACAGGTTTTCGCTCAATGAGTGCAGAGGAAAAAGGAATGTAAACGACTGAAACAAGGCAAGAGCAATGCAATCCATAGCAGACTGTACAAGAATGCAATTTGACGAGAaaaaaggaggaagaagtagGATCAATGAATATAGACAGATAGAAGAGAAGTGAGAATGTAAATGAAAACCAGCTAAACGCCAGCGACGCCAGTCCGTTCTATACATGCGGGTATCAATCAGCAAATTTTGGTCAATGGCTTCATATGGCACAGAAACCCAGGGAAATATATATAGGGTGTGAACGATAAGAACATATGTGAGCAGAACATCGGGATCAGATACTCGTGACCCGCTTCGAGGCTGCCGTATGAGGTCTCTGCTTGATGACCATTTCAAGCTCCCTCAGCATACTAGTGTTGGCAGTGGACCGGTCTTGTGCGGCTGCTTGTCTTGCTCGATCTTCCTTGACACGTGCAATACGTTCTTCCCTGCTGAGAGAGGACCGTTTATTGCTGCGGGATGGAAGTGCAACGGCTTCAaagatttcctcttcctcaggAGCATCTGTGACGCTTATATCCGGGCGGGATTCGCCGGTCAATGCCTTGAGCGCGTCCGACGGACTTCCTTCGACTGCTGTTACGCCGCTAAGACTAGGGGTTGGCGACAACGGCGTCAACGTGCTCGATGGCCGTGAGTAGCGGTCTAGGACTGATTGTCTATCGAAGCTGTTGACGAGGGCAGACTTCCCGGCTTCCCATTCTTGGAGGAGACCCCGTATGTCTGTCCCGATTGAGTCGTACTGCGCGACAAGCGTAGCCTCCAATTCGCTGGTATCTGCTTCATCAAGATTGGAAGTTGGCTCTTCACGGATGACGTGCATTTTTGCATGCAAAGCCCGGATTCCTTGTGAAAGAGTATTGAGTCTTCGATATTGCGCCTTAAGCGCGTCCCTATTGGGGGAGGCTGTGGGTAGAGGCGAAGGAGGGATAACCTCACGGTCTTCCTCACTGAGGATATTGGTCATCCTGCGGATGTTTTTTGATGTCACATCAGCCAGACTCCGCATCTGCTCCACAGCTGTGCTCCATCTCTCAATGTCCGAACCTCCACCATCGGCACTGAGAGCCAGCAGACAGCACAAGATACTCTTCCTAATACCATACAGTCTTCCGAAGAGAGTTCGAAGGGCGCGCAACGAGTATTGATCATCCGTCGAGCGTTCAGCCAGGCTGGACTCGGCTTCAGCAAGTTCTTCCAGCGAGATATCGTAGATGTCGTAGTATCTAGCAAGATTTACATCGTCCGTGAGCGGTTGTAAAATATGTAGCGACTGGATATATCGTTCCAACATTGAGTACAGACACTCAGAGACCGTCCGGCGGAGTCGAAGGCATCGTCGGATTTGAGCCTGATCCTCCAGTCTGCTGATTGGGGGCATCGGTGTACTTCTATAGCGACATTAGCATCCATATCGGCTGGATTAGGAGGCGAAGATGAATCCTACATGCGATAACCCCTAGAGACAAGTTCAACCTCTTGGATGAAAACAACTGATGCTGAGGCAGCCGAATCGAAGCCCTGCGCATTGCTGATGAAGTTCGCAGCCGCATCAACCGCTTGGTGACGCAGGTACTTGAGCCACTGCCGTTTCGCGAAAGCGTAGAACAAGACTCCAAGAACCGGCACCAAGATCATAAGAATACCCACTTTCCGGGGGTTTATGCCAGTACCCGACCGAGGCCGGCTCCAGTGTAATAACCATGCAATCGAAAAGGAAGTCGCCCCTGTGACAATGGCACCTTGTAGACCGAATGTTGTGGAAAGCGATGGGAGTTCTGCGGGTTGCGCATGTGACAGCACATCTGCGGCGGAGGTGTATGACGGGGCGCTATGTTCGTTCAACAACTGCGACGCGACGATCACATAACCGAACTGTTCGAGGAACCTTGCGTTGTCGCTTTGTCCGATGCGAGCATTTAAAGCGGACTATAGGTCGAAGAGATGGCACAGGTCAGTTCGCATATCCTCGTAGAAGATGAATGGTAACAGCAAGTCATACCGCGCAGGCGTC from Aspergillus chevalieri M1 DNA, chromosome 1, nearly complete sequence includes the following:
- a CDS encoding vezatin family protein (COG:S;~EggNog:ENOG410PK0E;~InterPro:IPR026859;~PFAM:PF12632;~TransMembrane:2 (i142-162o177-195i);~go_function: GO:0017022 - myosin binding [Evidence IEA]) produces the protein MESLVYENSPLAEYLQGEGESDNNWPVDFTENEDSDIADATMDFAPRGASKFPQRIRDKLPNPLDSKVAHRSEALGRFYDACASALNARIGQSDNARFLEQFGYVIVASQLLNEHSAPSYTSAADVLSHAQPAELPSLSTTFGLQGAIVTGATSFSIAWLLHWSRPRSGTGINPRKVGILMILVPVLGVLFYAFAKRQWLKYLRHQAVDAAANFISNAQGFDSAASASVVFIQEVELVSRGYRISTPMPPISRLEDQAQIRRCLRLRRTVSECLYSMLERYIQSLHILQPLTDDVNLARYYDIYDISLEELAEAESSLAERSTDDQYSLRALRTLFGRLYGIRKSILCCLLALSADGGGSDIERWSTAVEQMRSLADVTSKNIRRMTNILSEEDREVIPPSPLPTASPNRDALKAQYRRLNTLSQGIRALHAKMHVIREEPTSNLDEADTSELEATLVAQYDSIGTDIRGLLQEWEAGKSALVNSFDRQSVLDRYSRPSSTLTPLSPTPSLSGVTAVEGSPSDALKALTGESRPDISVTDAPEEEEIFEAVALPSRSNKRSSLSREERIARVKEDRARQAAAQDRSTANTSMLRELEMVIKQRPHTAASKRVTSI
- the POL30 gene encoding proliferating cell nuclear antigen (COG:L;~EggNog:ENOG410PINW;~InterPro:IPR022659,IPR022648,IPR022649,IPR000730;~PFAM:PF04139,PF00705,PF02747;~go_function: GO:0003677 - DNA binding [Evidence IEA];~go_function: GO:0030337 - DNA polymerase processivity factor activity [Evidence IEA];~go_process: GO:0006275 - regulation of DNA replication [Evidence IEA]); this encodes MLEARLEQASLLKRVADAIKDLVQDCNFDCNDSGIALQAMDNSHVALVSMLLRAEGFSPYRCDRNIALGINLVSLTKVLRAAQNEDILTLKAEDTPDAVNLMFESPETDRISEYDIKLMDIDQEHLAIPETEYAATVEMPSAEFQRICRDLNQLSESVVIEATKEGVKFSCQGDIGTGSVTVRQHTNVEKPEQNVSIALSEPVALTFSLKYLVNFCKATNLSNSVSLCLSQEVPLLVEYGLGSGHLRFYLAPKIGDEE